The proteins below are encoded in one region of Fibrella aestuarina BUZ 2:
- a CDS encoding chorismate mutase, which translates to MKPDLAVEPLDSWIKTDGKPLIIAGPCSAETEEQLVETARQLAQLGSVHVIRAGVWKPRTRPGSFEGMGETALPWIQRAKAETGLPFAVEVATPQHIELALKYGVDVLWVGARTTVNPFNVQEIADALKGVDVPVLVKNPVNPDLALWVGAFERIAGAGITKLGAIHRGFSTGEASKYRNIPMWQMAIELRTMFPQLPIIGDPSHMAGKRAYLNELAQMAMDLKYDGLIVESHIDPDKAWSDAAQQLTPAAFGEMLDHLQIRQLASSDVTFKGAMEQLRNNIDSVDRQIVEMLAARMSLVEKLAEYKRDNNVSLFQPDRWKEILESRKQLSTKLNLYPELVEEIYKIIHMESIRKQTEVMNNTPVA; encoded by the coding sequence ATGAAACCAGATTTAGCCGTAGAGCCGCTCGATTCGTGGATTAAGACCGACGGCAAGCCGCTGATTATCGCCGGGCCTTGCAGTGCCGAGACCGAGGAACAACTTGTAGAAACTGCCCGTCAGCTGGCCCAATTAGGGTCTGTACACGTCATTCGGGCTGGTGTTTGGAAACCTCGCACCCGTCCCGGCTCGTTTGAAGGAATGGGCGAAACGGCCCTGCCCTGGATTCAGCGCGCCAAGGCCGAAACCGGCCTGCCTTTTGCCGTCGAAGTAGCCACCCCCCAACACATCGAACTGGCCCTGAAATATGGCGTCGACGTTCTGTGGGTTGGCGCCCGCACCACGGTGAACCCCTTCAACGTGCAGGAAATTGCCGATGCGCTGAAGGGTGTCGACGTACCTGTACTGGTGAAGAACCCCGTCAACCCGGATCTGGCCCTGTGGGTAGGTGCGTTTGAACGCATCGCCGGAGCCGGCATCACCAAGCTGGGTGCCATCCACCGGGGTTTCTCGACGGGTGAAGCCAGCAAATACCGCAACATTCCGATGTGGCAGATGGCGATCGAACTTCGTACGATGTTCCCGCAGTTGCCCATCATCGGCGACCCCAGCCACATGGCCGGCAAGCGCGCCTACCTCAATGAGCTGGCGCAGATGGCGATGGACCTCAAGTACGACGGGCTGATCGTGGAGTCGCACATCGACCCCGACAAAGCGTGGAGCGATGCCGCCCAGCAGCTGACGCCCGCCGCCTTCGGTGAGATGCTCGACCACCTGCAAATCCGGCAGCTGGCTTCGTCGGACGTGACCTTCAAGGGCGCGATGGAGCAGCTTCGGAACAACATCGACAGCGTCGACCGGCAGATCGTGGAAATGCTCGCCGCCCGGATGTCACTGGTCGAAAAACTGGCCGAATACAAGCGCGACAACAACGTATCGCTGTTCCAGCCCGACCGCTGGAAGGAGATTCTGGAATCACGCAAGCAGCTCAGCACCAAGCTGAACCTGTACCCCGAACTGGTGGAAGAGATCTACAAGATCATCCACATGGAGTCGATTCGCAAGCAAACCGAGGTGATGAACAACACGCCGGTCGCTTAA
- a CDS encoding (2Fe-2S)-binding protein translates to MTDHEHLDDEFDKTDSSRRTFLKQSSALAALALTPAAASAAIDNGLDEKVAAAIEQMPLQVEINGTVRKLAIEPRVTLLDLLREQLHLTGTKKGCDHGQCGACTVHIDGQRVNACLTLAMTTEGSKITTIEGLASGDNLHPMQEAFVKHDGFQCGYCTPGQIMSAVACIREGHASSPDEVREYMSGNICRCGAYANIVDAIMDVKQSGARV, encoded by the coding sequence ATGACTGATCATGAACACCTTGACGACGAGTTTGACAAAACGGACTCCTCGCGGCGGACTTTCTTAAAGCAATCCTCCGCCCTGGCTGCGTTGGCCCTCACGCCTGCCGCTGCCAGCGCGGCCATCGACAACGGACTGGATGAAAAAGTAGCCGCCGCCATCGAGCAGATGCCGCTTCAGGTCGAGATCAACGGAACGGTGCGCAAACTCGCCATCGAACCGCGCGTTACCCTGCTCGACCTGCTCCGCGAACAACTTCACCTGACCGGCACCAAAAAAGGCTGCGACCACGGCCAATGCGGCGCCTGCACCGTGCACATCGACGGGCAACGGGTTAACGCCTGCCTCACCTTGGCAATGACCACCGAAGGCAGTAAAATCACGACCATCGAAGGGCTGGCCAGCGGAGATAACCTGCACCCTATGCAGGAAGCCTTCGTTAAACACGACGGCTTTCAGTGCGGCTACTGCACGCCCGGCCAGATCATGTCGGCGGTGGCCTGCATTCGGGAAGGGCACGCCAGCAGCCCCGACGAAGTTCGGGAGTACATGAGCGGCAATATCTGCCGGTGCGGCGCTTACGCCAACATTGTCGACGCAATTATGGACGTAAAACAATCGGGAGCCAGGGTATGA
- a CDS encoding cyclophilin-like fold protein: protein MTNSFSALLPLSLLFIGITACTMDTPTTPPIGGDTSSLPPSGGAITVKVGSVSLAATLLDNAAATAFKARLPLTLSMQELNGNETFAQLPASLPTNASSPGTIRQGDLMLYGSTTLVLFYKTFPTSYSYTKLGRVDNPAGLAAALGSGSATVTFERK from the coding sequence ATGACAAACTCGTTCAGCGCCTTGCTCCCACTTAGCCTCCTTTTTATTGGTATCACGGCCTGCACTATGGATACGCCAACAACGCCTCCGATTGGCGGAGACACCAGCAGCTTGCCGCCAAGTGGCGGGGCGATTACCGTCAAGGTTGGCTCGGTTTCGTTGGCGGCCACGCTGCTCGACAATGCGGCCGCAACGGCCTTCAAGGCCCGGTTGCCCCTGACCTTATCCATGCAGGAACTGAATGGCAACGAGACGTTTGCCCAGTTGCCTGCCAGCTTGCCCACCAACGCTTCGAGCCCCGGCACGATCCGGCAAGGGGACCTGATGCTGTACGGTTCGACCACACTGGTGCTGTTCTATAAAACGTTTCCAACGTCCTACAGTTATACCAAGCTGGGGCGTGTCGATAATCCGGCGGGCCTGGCGGCGGCGCTGGGTTCGGGCAGCGCTACAGTCACTTTCGAACGCAAGTGA
- a CDS encoding cupin domain-containing protein, with product MKLPINTRTWRLTCILWGGLVLGAAPSIMAQQTIPTGSPAPTRGPATSFSGTVWVTTLVGPNTETDCIVSSVAFDAKARTFWHTHPNGQLLVVTRGVGYYQEKGKPARVIREGESVTVPPMVEHWHGAGPGGSFTHIAINPNVSKGGAVNWLQAVTEEDYRAAH from the coding sequence ATGAAACTCCCTATCAACACGCGAACCTGGCGGCTTACCTGTATTCTTTGGGGCGGGCTTGTTCTGGGAGCAGCACCGTCGATCATGGCTCAGCAAACAATACCAACTGGCTCACCCGCACCAACCCGGGGACCCGCCACCAGCTTTAGCGGCACCGTCTGGGTGACTACGCTGGTTGGCCCCAACACCGAAACCGACTGTATCGTGAGCAGCGTCGCTTTTGACGCCAAGGCGCGCACGTTCTGGCACACGCACCCCAATGGGCAACTGCTGGTGGTGACGCGGGGCGTTGGCTATTATCAGGAAAAGGGAAAGCCTGCGCGGGTGATTCGGGAAGGCGAGTCGGTGACCGTTCCGCCGATGGTTGAACACTGGCACGGTGCCGGACCGGGCGGTTCGTTTACGCACATCGCCATCAACCCGAATGTGAGCAAGGGCGGGGCCGTCAACTGGTTACAGGCCGTAACGGAGGAAGACTATCGGGCGGCGCACTAA
- a CDS encoding AraC family transcriptional regulator: MKTRQTRTSEAQPITMVYDMPSVLPPGTTPVSRLYYEDWNIKVVDREKTGCDNYLTPNRRDFYKIMFMTSGTGVKTMGKNNYYIDERTILFLHPNEIVCWRNTSPKAGGGIFCMFKKRYLDQHPSLKLIIDRYKFFTEKKILRLSEESARMVHSLLTQMKAEATTGNPLAEEAMQAYVQLILIESLKGTDYAPVGEITNDYRHVYDFFELLEKETNLANPDNPIRMRTAKEYAEKLNLNPNYLNGLVKKHTGQPVSTLIKNRLLEESKALLVQTNWTLQEISQIIGFADQPNFSQFFKRYVGVTPNDFRRSPISPDYEG, from the coding sequence ATGAAAACACGCCAGACCCGTACCAGCGAAGCGCAGCCGATTACGATGGTATACGACATGCCATCCGTGTTACCCCCCGGCACGACGCCCGTAAGCCGGCTCTACTATGAAGATTGGAATATCAAGGTGGTCGATCGGGAAAAAACCGGTTGTGACAACTACCTGACGCCTAACCGCCGTGACTTTTACAAGATCATGTTCATGACCAGCGGCACGGGGGTTAAGACCATGGGTAAGAACAACTATTACATCGACGAGCGCACGATTCTGTTTCTGCACCCCAACGAAATCGTCTGCTGGCGCAATACCTCGCCGAAGGCGGGTGGGGGTATCTTCTGCATGTTCAAGAAGCGCTACCTGGACCAACACCCCTCGCTGAAACTCATCATTGACCGCTACAAATTTTTTACGGAAAAAAAGATTCTTCGCCTCTCGGAGGAATCGGCCCGGATGGTGCACAGTCTGTTAACCCAGATGAAAGCGGAAGCCACGACGGGCAACCCGTTGGCCGAGGAGGCCATGCAGGCCTATGTGCAACTCATTTTGATCGAAAGCCTGAAAGGTACCGATTATGCCCCCGTGGGCGAGATCACCAACGACTACCGGCATGTCTACGATTTCTTTGAGCTGCTGGAAAAAGAAACCAATCTGGCCAACCCGGATAACCCGATCCGGATGCGCACGGCGAAAGAGTATGCGGAAAAACTGAACCTGAACCCGAATTACCTGAATGGACTGGTGAAGAAGCATACCGGGCAACCCGTCAGCACGCTGATCAAGAATCGGTTGCTGGAGGAAAGTAAAGCCCTGCTCGTGCAGACTAATTGGACGCTTCAGGAAATCAGTCAGATCATCGGTTTTGCCGACCAGCCGAATTTCAGCCAGTTTTTCAAACGCTACGTGGGCGTTACACCCAACGACTTCCGGCGATCGCCCATCTCGCCCGATTATGAAGGTTAG